A genomic region of bacterium contains the following coding sequences:
- a CDS encoding ATP-dependent 6-phosphofructokinase, which yields MRIGISTGGGDCPGLNAVIRGVTVSAINNYGWEVIGIQDGFEGLLDTSKTQVLKLKDVEGIIGLGGTILGTTNHGNPFKYPVKKNGTAEIKDLSDVVLANIKKLELDALIVVGGDGTQTISRDLWRKGAPIVGIPKTIDNDLLSTDVTIGYNTAVTIAVDALDKLHTTAKSHHRAMVVEVMGRYTGWIALEAGISGAVDVILIPEIPFEITKVCAHLQKRIEQGKNYSIIMVAEGAMPVGGKTMILETAEQNVGGAERLGGIGNWVSAQIEKESGVESRCVVLGHIQRGGPPSHIDRLFASRMGAYAVELAQQKMFGYMASARNKEIIHVSIENAVEKIRYINPDSETVKSARQIGISFGN from the coding sequence ATGCGCATCGGTATTTCTACAGGCGGGGGCGATTGCCCGGGACTAAACGCAGTAATTCGTGGAGTCACTGTTTCCGCGATCAACAACTACGGCTGGGAAGTTATCGGCATTCAGGACGGTTTTGAAGGTTTGCTCGATACCTCTAAAACACAAGTTTTAAAACTTAAAGACGTTGAAGGAATTATCGGTCTCGGAGGCACGATATTGGGAACGACCAATCATGGTAATCCTTTCAAATATCCCGTCAAAAAGAACGGTACGGCAGAGATCAAAGATCTGTCCGACGTTGTATTAGCCAATATCAAAAAGCTGGAACTGGATGCCTTGATTGTAGTCGGTGGAGACGGAACGCAAACTATCAGCCGTGACTTGTGGCGTAAAGGTGCGCCGATCGTTGGTATTCCTAAAACTATAGATAATGATCTTTTATCTACGGATGTAACGATCGGATACAATACCGCTGTTACCATCGCCGTGGATGCACTTGATAAACTGCATACTACAGCCAAAAGTCATCATCGTGCTATGGTCGTTGAAGTGATGGGGCGATATACGGGTTGGATTGCATTAGAAGCCGGTATTTCCGGTGCGGTGGATGTCATACTGATTCCTGAAATCCCTTTTGAAATAACCAAAGTTTGTGCGCACCTACAGAAGCGCATTGAACAAGGTAAAAACTATAGCATCATCATGGTAGCCGAAGGTGCAATGCCGGTCGGCGGTAAAACCATGATACTTGAAACGGCCGAACAAAACGTCGGCGGGGCTGAACGTCTTGGAGGCATTGGTAACTGGGTCAGCGCTCAGATCGAAAAAGAGTCGGGTGTCGAATCGCGTTGCGTTGTCCTGGGGCATATTCAGCGCGGCGGACCTCCGTCGCACATTGATCGTCTTTTTGCCTCGCGTATGGGTGCGTATGCCGTAGAATTGGCACAACAAAAAATGTTTGGTTATATGGCAAGTGCCCGTAATAAAGAAATCATTCACGTCAGCATAGAAAATGCCGTCGAAAAAATCCGTTATATTAACCCGGATAGTGAAACGGTAAAATCAGCTCGACAAATCGGAATCAGCTTCGGAAATTAG
- the secA gene encoding preprotein translocase subunit SecA, with the protein MIQSLLSKIFGNKHERDVKKLYPIVDAINQNFQQFDTLSDDELRAKTNEFRDRIRESTKEEIAAVQAIKETIRTNTDPNRSKTLVEELKVGEKTLREAEQYILDEILPEAFACVKQACKRLVGQKYMVCGREVKWDMVPYDVQMIGGIALHEGKISEMSTGEGKTLVAVAPVYLNALAGHGVHLVTVNDYLALRDKEWMGKVYEFLGLTIGVILNDMNPTQRRVAYGCDITYGTNNEFGFDYLRDNMATSPDDVVQIRGHHYAIVDEVDSVLIDEARTPLIISGAVDTPTNQKYEESNPGVRRLVDLQTRLVSQLVADADKLITEGKNKEAGIKLLMAQRGAPKNKRLMKAMTEEGVAQLIQSVESEYLRDKKMHEIDEELFFAIDEKNHGIDLTEKGRNALSPSNPEMFVIPDLSEEIIKIDGNKELTDHQKAIKKEELGTLYAERSDRIHSIEKLLTAYSLYEKDVEYVVQDGKVQIVDEFTGRILHGRRYSDGLHQAIEAKENVKVEKDTQTLATITLQNYFRLYSKLAGMTGTASTESTEFYEIYKLDVTAIPTNKPIQREDFEDMIYRTKREKYNAVIELIRENHKAGKPTLVGTTSVEVSETLSRMLSRTGIKHEVLNAKQNQREAEIISNAGQKSAVTIATNMAGRGTDIKLGSGVVEAGGLQIIGTERHESRRIDLQLRGRSGRQGDPGSSVFFISLEDDLMRLFGSDRIARVMDKLGAEEGEVISHRWITKAVERAQKRVEFRNFSIRKRLIEYDDVMNQQREIIYSRRRRALMGENIKVEFLDVLDEFVEMLNDRFVKNQPHPEDWDLVGLTETLLRSCGIAVAQDEFYKLNAEQFSVHIRGMLMERYQQREEVWSSENMRRIERIAVLKTIDERWKEHLREMEEFKEGIHLRGYGQKDPLIEYKTEGFEMFMQLLDRITSEIVEFVFRAEPAAEMEQQMIRRARAMKAVHASSEGMGFSGSGDEQAERPVQSTTTPIRAEQKVGRNDPCPCGSGKKYKQCHGK; encoded by the coding sequence ATGATTCAAAGCCTTTTATCCAAGATTTTTGGAAACAAACACGAACGCGATGTAAAAAAGCTCTATCCGATCGTGGATGCGATCAATCAAAACTTTCAACAATTCGACACCCTATCGGACGACGAATTGCGCGCCAAAACCAACGAGTTTCGTGATCGGATACGCGAAAGCACGAAAGAAGAAATAGCCGCTGTACAGGCGATCAAAGAAACGATACGAACCAATACCGATCCGAATCGTTCTAAAACTTTGGTTGAAGAACTTAAAGTTGGCGAAAAAACTTTGCGCGAAGCGGAACAATATATTTTAGATGAAATTTTACCCGAGGCTTTTGCCTGTGTAAAACAAGCCTGCAAACGCTTGGTTGGGCAAAAATACATGGTTTGCGGCCGTGAAGTAAAGTGGGATATGGTACCATACGACGTACAAATGATCGGCGGGATCGCATTGCATGAAGGTAAAATCTCTGAAATGTCAACCGGTGAAGGTAAAACACTGGTGGCAGTAGCGCCGGTTTATTTGAATGCGCTGGCCGGACACGGCGTCCACCTTGTTACCGTCAACGATTACCTTGCTTTGCGTGACAAAGAATGGATGGGGAAAGTTTATGAATTCTTGGGGCTTACGATCGGCGTGATTCTTAACGATATGAACCCCACGCAACGCCGTGTAGCCTACGGTTGCGATATTACGTACGGTACGAATAATGAATTTGGTTTTGATTATTTGCGTGATAATATGGCTACTTCACCCGATGACGTTGTGCAGATTCGCGGGCATCATTATGCAATCGTGGACGAAGTGGATTCGGTGTTGATAGATGAAGCGCGTACGCCCTTGATTATCAGCGGCGCTGTAGATACTCCGACCAATCAGAAATACGAAGAAAGTAATCCGGGTGTACGGCGCCTCGTGGACTTGCAAACACGTTTGGTGAGCCAATTGGTGGCTGATGCGGATAAGCTGATCACTGAAGGAAAAAATAAAGAAGCCGGCATCAAGCTGCTGATGGCACAGCGCGGTGCGCCAAAAAACAAACGATTGATGAAAGCCATGACGGAAGAAGGTGTTGCGCAATTGATACAAAGTGTCGAAAGCGAATATCTCCGCGATAAAAAAATGCACGAAATCGATGAAGAGCTGTTTTTCGCTATTGACGAAAAAAATCACGGTATAGATCTTACTGAAAAAGGACGCAATGCCCTGTCACCGTCCAATCCTGAGATGTTTGTGATTCCCGATTTATCTGAGGAAATCATCAAAATTGACGGCAATAAAGAATTAACCGATCATCAGAAAGCAATCAAAAAAGAAGAACTCGGCACGCTGTACGCCGAGCGCAGTGATCGCATTCACAGTATCGAAAAATTGCTCACGGCCTACTCACTCTATGAAAAAGATGTCGAATACGTCGTACAAGACGGAAAAGTGCAAATTGTGGATGAATTTACGGGCCGTATTTTGCACGGAAGACGTTATAGTGATGGGTTACATCAAGCCATCGAAGCCAAAGAGAATGTAAAAGTCGAAAAAGATACGCAAACGTTGGCGACTATCACACTTCAAAATTATTTCCGTTTGTATAGCAAATTAGCCGGTATGACCGGTACGGCTTCAACGGAATCAACTGAGTTTTATGAAATTTACAAACTTGATGTAACGGCAATTCCGACCAATAAACCCATTCAGCGTGAAGATTTTGAAGATATGATCTATCGCACTAAACGGGAAAAATACAACGCTGTCATTGAACTGATACGTGAAAATCATAAAGCCGGTAAACCCACGCTGGTCGGAACTACCTCCGTCGAGGTGTCGGAGACCTTAAGCCGTATGCTGTCCCGCACGGGCATCAAACACGAAGTGCTCAACGCCAAACAAAATCAGCGTGAAGCGGAGATCATATCCAACGCCGGACAAAAAAGCGCCGTAACGATAGCTACCAATATGGCAGGCCGTGGTACGGATATCAAATTGGGCTCCGGTGTCGTAGAAGCCGGAGGTTTGCAGATCATCGGTACCGAAAGGCATGAATCCCGGCGTATTGACTTACAGTTACGCGGGCGAAGCGGTCGTCAAGGCGATCCGGGTAGCTCGGTGTTTTTTATTTCCCTCGAAGACGATCTCATGCGCCTTTTTGGTTCCGATCGTATTGCGCGGGTTATGGACAAATTGGGTGCCGAAGAAGGTGAAGTGATATCACACCGCTGGATAACCAAAGCGGTCGAAAGAGCGCAAAAGCGAGTAGAGTTCCGTAATTTCAGCATTCGTAAACGCCTCATCGAATACGATGACGTGATGAATCAACAACGTGAAATCATTTATAGCCGCCGCCGTCGAGCACTGATGGGTGAAAACATCAAAGTAGAGTTCCTTGATGTTCTGGACGAATTTGTAGAAATGCTCAATGATCGCTTTGTCAAAAATCAACCGCATCCCGAGGATTGGGATTTGGTTGGATTGACGGAGACACTGTTGCGTTCCTGTGGTATTGCCGTTGCACAAGATGAGTTTTATAAATTAAATGCCGAGCAGTTTTCCGTTCACATTCGCGGAATGCTCATGGAGCGTTATCAACAGCGCGAAGAAGTTTGGTCATCTGAAAACATGCGCCGTATCGAGCGTATCGCCGTTCTCAAGACCATTGATGAACGTTGGAAAGAGCATCTACGTGAAATGGAAGAGTTTAAAGAAGGTATCCACTTACGCGGTTATGGTCAGAAAGATCCGCTGATCGAATACAAAACCGAAGGTTTTGAGATGTTCATGCAATTGCTTGACCGCATCACATCCGAAATTGTGGAATTTGTTTTTCGCGCGGAACCGGCTGCAGAGATGGAACAACAAATGATTCGCCGCGCACGTGCTATGAAGGCTGTGCATGCATCATCGGAAGGAATGGGCTTTAGCGGGAGCGGGGATGAGCAGGCTGAACGACCCGTGCAATCGACTACAACGCCGATACGTGCCGAACAAAAAGTTGGACGTAACGACCCGTGTCCTTGCGGCAGTGGAAAAAAATATAAACAATGCCACGGCAAATAG
- the lon gene encoding endopeptidase La → MTKTLEEQISTKEKKKRGGQVPDSLPIIPLRNTVLFPQQIMPLSIGRDKTLRLVSEFADANRLIGVVAQKESAIENPSQTEMYEYGVAATIVRVFDMPDGSKSVIVQGVQRIRINDFIQEDPYWIANVTELGDIPAPASDLEIDALMNNIKNIFQKMSGLAPYITAEQTTMILNIQQPGRLSDAAVAALNIPTDEKQGILQILDVKIRLEQTHIMLTKVLQTLELGNKIQSDVQDEISKTQREYYLREQLKAIQRELGEVETGNPEISELREKVEKANMPKEALEVAKKELERLGRMSPMAAEYTVSRTYIDWLIDIPWNIFTEDNLNIKEAHERLDSDHFGLDKVKKRILEYLAVRKLKNDMRGPILCFVGPPGVGKTSLGRSIANALGRKFVRVALGGIRDEAEVRGHRRTYIGALPGRVLQGIKKAGSSNPVFMLDEIDKVGMDFRGDPSSALLEVLDPEQNNSFSDHYLEVPFDLSKVLFIATANLADPIIPALRDRMEVIEIPGYTEEEKIKIAEKFIIPKQTKEHGLKENQIRFTKDAVRLIVREYTREAGLRNLEREMATVCRGVAREVAENKITKKTIDGKNLHEYLGRAKFFLDASERIKKPGIVTGLAWTAAGGDILFIEASKMRGKGALTLTGQLGDVMKESAVAALSQIKSQADVLGITEDFDKIDIHIHVPAGAIPKDGPSAGITMYTALYSLLTDRLVRNDVAMTGEITLRGTVLPIGGVKEKILAAHRAGLRTIILPDKNEKDLDEVPAQIRKEMTFIPVNEVSKVIENALRPEKRAGHSSHGNGKIKSKKMLRKKIAARSK, encoded by the coding sequence ATGACGAAAACGCTGGAAGAACAAATTTCCACCAAAGAAAAGAAAAAACGCGGCGGCCAGGTGCCCGATTCGCTGCCGATCATTCCGCTGCGCAATACGGTGCTGTTCCCGCAGCAAATCATGCCGTTGTCGATAGGGCGCGATAAAACATTACGTTTGGTGTCTGAATTCGCCGATGCCAATCGTCTGATCGGTGTCGTGGCTCAAAAAGAAAGCGCTATCGAAAATCCGTCTCAAACCGAAATGTACGAATACGGTGTGGCCGCGACGATCGTACGTGTTTTTGATATGCCGGACGGGAGCAAAAGCGTCATCGTGCAGGGTGTTCAACGCATACGCATCAACGATTTTATACAGGAAGATCCGTACTGGATTGCCAATGTAACCGAGCTGGGCGATATTCCTGCGCCGGCGAGCGACCTGGAAATTGACGCGTTGATGAATAACATCAAAAACATTTTTCAAAAAATGTCGGGACTTGCGCCGTATATCACGGCCGAGCAGACGACGATGATTCTGAATATTCAACAACCTGGGCGATTGTCCGATGCCGCCGTAGCAGCGCTCAATATTCCTACGGATGAAAAGCAGGGCATACTTCAAATTTTGGATGTCAAAATCCGACTGGAGCAGACACATATCATGCTTACCAAAGTACTTCAGACTTTGGAACTTGGTAATAAAATTCAGAGCGATGTACAAGACGAGATCAGCAAAACGCAACGCGAATATTATTTGCGTGAACAACTCAAAGCCATACAGCGCGAGCTGGGCGAAGTCGAAACCGGTAATCCGGAAATTTCAGAATTACGCGAAAAAGTAGAAAAAGCCAACATGCCTAAAGAGGCGTTGGAGGTAGCTAAAAAAGAATTAGAACGTCTCGGCCGCATGTCGCCGATGGCGGCCGAATACACGGTTTCGCGCACATATATTGATTGGCTGATTGATATCCCGTGGAATATTTTTACTGAAGACAACCTCAATATCAAAGAAGCGCACGAGAGGTTAGATTCGGATCACTTTGGATTGGATAAGGTTAAAAAACGTATTCTTGAATACCTTGCTGTTCGTAAACTTAAGAATGATATGCGTGGGCCGATTTTATGTTTTGTTGGCCCTCCGGGCGTAGGCAAAACATCACTGGGACGCTCTATTGCCAATGCTCTTGGACGCAAATTTGTGCGCGTCGCTTTGGGTGGTATTCGCGATGAGGCGGAAGTACGTGGTCATCGTCGTACCTATATCGGTGCATTGCCCGGTCGTGTGTTACAAGGAATAAAGAAAGCCGGTTCATCCAATCCTGTTTTCATGCTGGATGAAATTGATAAGGTAGGAATGGATTTTCGGGGTGACCCGTCAAGTGCGTTACTGGAAGTTTTGGATCCGGAGCAAAATAATTCGTTTTCTGATCATTATCTCGAAGTACCTTTTGATTTGAGTAAAGTGCTTTTTATTGCTACGGCCAATTTAGCTGACCCGATCATACCGGCGCTTCGCGATCGTATGGAGGTCATAGAAATTCCGGGTTACACGGAAGAAGAAAAAATTAAGATTGCTGAAAAATTTATCATCCCAAAACAAACCAAAGAACACGGTCTGAAAGAAAATCAAATTCGTTTTACTAAAGATGCCGTCCGTTTGATAGTTCGCGAATATACACGGGAAGCCGGTTTACGAAACTTGGAACGTGAAATGGCAACGGTTTGCCGAGGTGTGGCGCGTGAAGTAGCGGAAAATAAAATTACGAAGAAGACGATTGACGGAAAAAATCTTCACGAATACCTCGGTCGCGCGAAGTTTTTTCTCGATGCATCCGAACGTATCAAAAAACCGGGTATTGTCACAGGGCTTGCGTGGACGGCTGCCGGTGGGGATATTTTATTTATCGAAGCGAGTAAAATGCGCGGAAAAGGTGCGCTTACATTGACCGGTCAACTCGGCGATGTAATGAAAGAAAGCGCCGTAGCGGCTTTAAGTCAAATCAAGTCGCAAGCCGATGTATTGGGTATCACGGAAGATTTTGACAAGATTGATATACATATTCACGTTCCTGCCGGGGCTATACCCAAAGACGGTCCTTCGGCCGGTATCACGATGTACACGGCGTTGTATTCTTTACTGACGGATCGACTCGTTCGCAATGATGTCGCCATGACAGGTGAAATCACATTACGCGGTACGGTTTTGCCAATCGGTGGAGTAAAAGAAAAAATTTTGGCGGCTCATCGTGCGGGATTGCGAACGATCATTTTGCCGGATAAAAACGAAAAAGATCTTGATGAAGTACCTGCACAGATTCGTAAAGAAATGACCTTTATACCTGTGAATGAGGTTTCTAAAGTCATCGAAAATGCTTTACGACCGGAAAAACGTGCGGGTCATTCTTCGCATGGTAACGGAAAAATAAAGTCAAAAAAAATGCTACGTAAAAAGATCGCTGCGCGAAGTAAATAA
- a CDS encoding metallophosphoesterase family protein, translating into MRIAIISDIHGNMEALRQALDIIGELGTDEIVCLGDIVGYGPDPEPCVDLIRKHCKTVIMGNHDNAVIDMSATENFNPVAKQAVWWTHQQLSPESLSFLQGLPYRNQRQDLLFVHASPMNPAKWTYLFTINDALPEFDAFQERICFVGHTHSPRVFCNSPHATAITREFQFIINVGSVGQPRDGDARLSFGLFDTEKWDYKNIRSEYDVQTTARKTRERGLPVILAERLLRGR; encoded by the coding sequence ATGCGCATTGCGATCATATCGGATATACACGGAAATATGGAAGCGTTGCGCCAGGCGTTGGATATTATCGGCGAACTCGGAACCGATGAAATTGTGTGCCTTGGTGACATCGTCGGCTACGGCCCGGATCCCGAACCGTGTGTGGATTTAATTCGCAAGCACTGTAAAACCGTGATCATGGGTAATCATGACAATGCCGTAATCGATATGTCCGCTACTGAAAATTTTAATCCCGTGGCCAAACAAGCGGTATGGTGGACGCATCAGCAGTTGAGTCCCGAAAGTTTATCCTTTCTTCAAGGATTGCCATACCGCAACCAACGTCAGGATTTACTCTTTGTGCATGCATCGCCGATGAATCCGGCCAAGTGGACGTATCTTTTTACGATCAATGACGCCTTACCGGAATTCGATGCATTTCAAGAGCGGATATGTTTTGTAGGTCATACGCATTCGCCGCGTGTGTTTTGCAATTCTCCGCATGCGACGGCGATAACCCGCGAATTCCAGTTTATTATCAATGTTGGCAGCGTCGGCCAACCGCGGGATGGCGATGCGCGTTTGAGTTTTGGATTGTTTGATACAGAAAAATGGGATTATAAAAATATTCGCAGTGAGTACGATGTTCAGACCACGGCACGCAAAACCCGCGAACGGGGATTACCGGTGATATTGGCGGAACGCCTTCTGCGCGGACGATAA
- a CDS encoding ATP-dependent metallopeptidase FtsH/Yme1/Tma family protein: MNSKYQIPVIIGILLVFMLLNPILFSSNQDVEVSYKSFRDSLQAGRVDEVQITGEKIFGRFKLSDSAIAAMQTKEAEKPTDLAERIRLGQLFENTFKKDMRQPFVVIALPDEKLVEDLQKYGVNYKGVIDSNWLENLLLYWVFPLILLFFVWGFIFRRMGGGANVMNIGKNKARIYAADTKTRVTFEDVAGVEEVIEEVREIVDFLKNPKKYTKLGAKIPKGVLLVGPPGTGKTLLAKAVAGEANVPFFSLSGSDFVEMFVGVGASRVRDLFAEAKSKAPCIIFIDEIDAIGRSRAKGFVMGGHDERENTLNQLLVEMDGFNTDKGVIIMGATNRPDVLDSALLRPGRFDRQVVLDRPDLKARVDIFNVHTKGMPLAADLDIKSLAAQTPGFAGAEIANVCNEASLLASRKDKERIEMSDFQEAIERVIGGLEKKNKIISPRERVIVAYHESGHAVVGHYLENADPVHKVSIVPRGIGALGYTLQTPLEDRYLLSKDELIERMCSLLGGRAAEDIVLGKVSTGASNDLERVTEIANRMVTMYGMSDKLGNLSFTEQGRENFLGGVNMKPYSEETAKLIDSEVKSIVDMAYEKTKQLLIDRREELEALTQRLLEKEVLDKKQIEEILGEKPVPENNGHVPKEKTIATPE; encoded by the coding sequence ATGAACTCCAAATACCAAATACCAGTCATTATCGGCATATTGCTGGTATTTATGCTGCTCAATCCGATATTGTTTTCTTCCAATCAGGATGTTGAAGTTTCCTATAAATCCTTTCGGGATAGTCTTCAGGCCGGTCGCGTGGATGAAGTGCAAATCACCGGTGAAAAAATATTCGGCCGCTTTAAATTATCCGATAGCGCCATAGCGGCGATGCAAACAAAAGAAGCCGAAAAACCTACGGATTTGGCAGAACGTATTCGCCTCGGTCAATTATTTGAGAATACGTTCAAAAAAGACATGCGTCAGCCGTTTGTTGTAATTGCCTTACCGGATGAAAAATTAGTCGAGGATTTACAAAAGTACGGTGTTAACTACAAAGGCGTAATTGACAGCAATTGGCTTGAAAATCTGCTACTGTATTGGGTATTCCCTCTGATACTTTTATTTTTTGTTTGGGGTTTTATTTTCCGACGCATGGGCGGCGGTGCCAATGTGATGAACATAGGCAAAAATAAAGCGCGTATATATGCCGCTGATACTAAAACACGGGTTACCTTTGAAGACGTAGCCGGAGTTGAAGAGGTTATCGAAGAAGTACGCGAAATTGTGGATTTCCTCAAAAATCCTAAAAAATATACCAAGTTAGGCGCTAAAATTCCCAAAGGTGTCTTATTAGTAGGTCCTCCGGGTACTGGAAAAACACTCTTGGCAAAAGCCGTTGCCGGTGAGGCCAATGTTCCGTTTTTCAGTCTCAGCGGTTCGGACTTTGTGGAGATGTTTGTCGGCGTGGGCGCTTCGCGCGTGCGTGATCTTTTTGCCGAAGCTAAATCTAAAGCCCCGTGTATCATCTTTATTGATGAGATCGACGCTATCGGTCGCAGTCGTGCAAAAGGTTTTGTGATGGGCGGCCATGATGAACGCGAAAATACGTTGAACCAATTACTCGTTGAGATGGATGGTTTTAATACGGACAAAGGTGTCATCATCATGGGAGCGACCAATCGTCCTGATGTTTTGGATTCGGCATTACTCAGACCAGGCCGTTTTGATCGTCAAGTTGTGTTAGATCGTCCTGATCTCAAGGCGCGCGTGGATATTTTTAATGTACACACCAAAGGTATGCCGTTAGCGGCGGATCTTGATATCAAATCACTTGCAGCACAAACGCCCGGTTTTGCCGGTGCGGAGATCGCCAATGTCTGCAACGAAGCGTCATTATTGGCTTCCCGTAAAGATAAAGAACGCATCGAAATGAGTGATTTTCAGGAAGCCATCGAACGTGTTATCGGTGGATTAGAAAAGAAAAATAAAATTATCAGCCCGAGGGAACGTGTCATCGTGGCATATCACGAATCCGGTCACGCCGTGGTCGGGCATTATCTTGAAAATGCGGACCCCGTACATAAAGTTTCCATCGTGCCGCGCGGTATCGGTGCACTCGGTTATACGCTGCAGACGCCGCTGGAAGACCGATATCTTTTATCCAAAGATGAATTGATCGAGCGTATGTGCAGTCTGCTTGGCGGGCGTGCGGCGGAAGATATCGTTTTAGGCAAAGTTTCTACCGGTGCCTCCAATGATCTCGAACGCGTCACTGAGATCGCCAATCGTATGGTGACAATGTACGGGATGAGCGATAAATTGGGCAATTTATCCTTTACCGAACAAGGTCGTGAAAATTTCCTTGGTGGCGTCAACATGAAGCCTTATAGCGAAGAAACGGCTAAACTAATTGATAGCGAAGTCAAATCCATCGTGGATATGGCTTACGAGAAAACCAAACAACTTTTAATCGATCGACGTGAGGAGTTGGAAGCCCTAACTCAGCGTTTGCTTGAAAAAGAAGTGCTCGATAAAAAACAAATCGAGGAGATTCTGGGAGAAAAGCCCGTGCCGGAGAATAACGGGCATGTTCCTAAAGAAAAAACAATAGCAACGCCGGAATAA
- a CDS encoding phosphoribosylaminoimidazolesuccinocarboxamide synthase: MKSSAPVQQTDFKNLKLMRRGKVRDVYDLGDKLLIVVTDRISAFDVIMKDPIPQKGVVLNTMASFWFDQTRHIIRNHVITTDVEKYPEPCKTYRDALQGRSMLVEKAKSLPVECIVRGYISGSGWNEYQRTGTVCGVVLPQGLKESDKLPEPIFTPTTKAEQGHDQNITFDEMCKTIGKDVAEQVRATSIKIYQFAQTLAASKGIIIADTKMEFGIKDGELILIDELLSPDSSRFWPADQYKPGDKQPSYDKQFLRDYLLAIKWDNNTAAPILPEDIIKKTGEKYREALRLITGINL; encoded by the coding sequence ATGAAGTCTAGTGCACCGGTACAGCAGACTGATTTTAAAAACTTAAAATTGATGCGTCGCGGAAAAGTTCGTGACGTGTATGATCTCGGTGACAAACTGCTCATCGTAGTGACAGATCGCATATCCGCGTTTGACGTGATCATGAAAGATCCAATACCGCAAAAAGGCGTAGTTCTCAATACGATGGCCTCATTTTGGTTTGATCAGACACGTCATATTATTCGAAATCATGTGATCACTACGGATGTTGAAAAATATCCAGAGCCTTGCAAGACCTACCGCGATGCACTTCAAGGGCGAAGTATGCTTGTCGAAAAAGCGAAATCGCTGCCGGTAGAGTGCATTGTCCGTGGCTATATTTCAGGCTCAGGTTGGAACGAATATCAAAGAACCGGAACCGTCTGCGGCGTCGTTTTGCCCCAAGGTTTAAAAGAATCGGATAAACTCCCGGAACCAATTTTTACGCCGACGACAAAAGCGGAACAAGGTCACGATCAGAATATTACCTTTGATGAAATGTGTAAAACGATAGGCAAAGATGTTGCTGAACAAGTCCGCGCTACGAGCATTAAGATTTATCAATTTGCTCAAACTCTGGCAGCTTCTAAAGGTATTATCATTGCCGATACGAAGATGGAGTTCGGCATCAAAGATGGTGAATTGATATTGATCGATGAACTTTTATCGCCGGATTCATCGCGATTTTGGCCTGCTGATCAATATAAACCGGGTGATAAACAGCCGAGTTATGACAAACAATTTCTTAGGGATTATCTGTTAGCTATTAAGTGGGATAATAATACAGCCGCACCCATTTTGCCGGAAGATATTATTAAGAAAACAGGCGAGAAATATCGTGAAGCGCTTCGGCTGATCACCGGTATAAATTTATAA
- a CDS encoding GNAT family N-acetyltransferase has product MPRQIVVTTPRLTLQALDIESLKLLSENRTKFAQHLGVNIPEHWPAPDLIEALPFFIGLIEQNPSAYMWLVWITVETKAKNIVGGIGFKGSPDMQGTVEVGYDTAEMYRGLGLATEALQGITNWAFEQSQVRRVIAETDKSNFQSHRVLEKAGYLKSGENETMFFWERLRSL; this is encoded by the coding sequence ATGCCACGGCAAATAGTAGTTACAACGCCTCGTTTAACACTTCAAGCTTTGGATATAGAGTCACTGAAGTTGTTAAGTGAAAATCGTACTAAATTCGCTCAGCATCTAGGCGTTAATATCCCGGAGCATTGGCCAGCTCCCGATTTGATTGAAGCGTTGCCATTTTTTATCGGTTTGATCGAACAGAATCCGAGCGCGTACATGTGGCTGGTATGGATTACTGTCGAAACAAAAGCCAAAAATATCGTAGGCGGGATCGGGTTTAAAGGATCCCCTGATATGCAGGGAACCGTCGAAGTAGGCTACGATACGGCAGAAATGTATCGTGGTCTTGGCCTTGCTACAGAGGCTTTACAAGGCATAACAAACTGGGCTTTTGAGCAAAGTCAAGTCCGTCGGGTGATAGCGGAGACTGATAAATCAAACTTCCAATCCCATCGAGTATTGGAAAAAGCAGGATATTTAAAGTCCGGTGAAAATGAAACAATGTTTTTTTGGGAAAGGCTTAGATCATTATGA